In a single window of the Micromonospora inositola genome:
- the dapA gene encoding 4-hydroxy-tetrahydrodipicolinate synthase, producing the protein MTHDHPAAPDRGASRPFGRLLTAMVTPFTPDGSLDLDGAVRLAQHLVEEQGNDALVINGTTGESPTTTDAEKEILIRAVVEAVGDRARIVAGVGTNDTRHTIELAASAEKAGAHGLLVVTPYYNKPPQSGLLRHFTAVADATGLPIMLYDIPGRSGVPIATETLVKLAEHGRIVAVKDAKGDLTATSWVLARSDLAYYCGEDSLTLPALAVGGVGLVGTSTHFTGALAKQMIEAYDAGDTATALRLHRRLLPLFTGIFRTQGVILVKAGLAAKGLPAGPVRPPLVDATADELAQLRADCAAAGLELPE; encoded by the coding sequence ATGACGCACGACCACCCTGCCGCCCCCGACCGGGGCGCGTCGCGCCCGTTCGGGCGACTGCTCACGGCCATGGTGACCCCGTTCACCCCGGACGGGTCCCTCGACCTCGACGGCGCCGTACGCCTCGCGCAGCACCTCGTCGAGGAGCAGGGCAACGACGCGCTGGTGATCAACGGCACCACCGGCGAGTCGCCGACCACCACCGACGCGGAGAAGGAGATCCTGATCCGCGCCGTCGTGGAGGCGGTCGGCGACCGGGCCAGGATCGTCGCCGGGGTCGGCACCAACGACACGCGGCACACGATCGAGCTGGCCGCGTCGGCGGAGAAGGCCGGCGCGCACGGGCTGCTGGTGGTCACCCCGTACTACAACAAGCCGCCGCAGAGCGGGCTGCTGCGCCACTTCACCGCGGTCGCGGACGCCACCGGGCTGCCGATCATGCTCTACGACATCCCGGGCCGATCGGGCGTGCCGATCGCCACCGAGACGCTGGTGAAGCTCGCCGAGCACGGCCGGATCGTCGCGGTCAAGGACGCCAAGGGCGACCTCACCGCCACCTCCTGGGTGCTCGCCCGCAGCGACCTGGCCTACTACTGCGGCGAGGACTCGCTGACCCTGCCCGCGCTCGCCGTCGGCGGCGTCGGCCTGGTCGGCACCTCGACGCACTTCACCGGGGCGCTGGCCAAGCAGATGATCGAGGCGTACGACGCGGGGGACACCGCCACCGCGCTGCGCCTGCACCGGCGGCTGCTGCCCCTGTTCACCGGCATCTTCCGTACCCAGGGCGTGATCCTGGTGAAGGCGGGCCTGGCGGCCAAGGGCCTGCCGGCCGGCCCGGTACGACCGCCGCTGGTGGACGCCACCGCCGACGAACTGGCCCAGCTGCGCGCGGACTGCGCGGCGGCGGGCCTGGAACTGCCCGAATGA
- a CDS encoding sugar ABC transporter substrate-binding protein — protein MASRSLTRAAVAGLAAVALFGSAACGSGFDDSSSDAKQSSGPANLQILIGSSGEAETKAVQDAAAKWASSSGNQATVTPAQDLVQQLGQALAGGSPPDVFYVDASRFADYASVGALEPYADKISKPDDFYESLRTAFSYDGKFYCAPKDFSTLALQINTDLWTKAGLTDADVPTTWDQLTATSQKIKAKGLVPLALGDTRDRIGAFLVQNGGWLISKDGKQPTADTPENLAALQYVKTLLTSGYAKYPKQLDAGWSGEAFGKGKAVMTIEGNWIKGALQNDFPNVKYKVVPLPAGPKGQGTLSFTNCWGIAAKSKYKDQAIKFVEAMTAGEQQMAFAKAFGVMPSRQSVRDQYTGAFPADKPFIDGAAYAQGPVNAPKMDSVLGDLDTGLQGLTNGDPKKTLENFDKNAKAALGG, from the coding sequence ATGGCATCTCGATCCCTCACCCGGGCGGCGGTGGCCGGCCTCGCCGCCGTCGCCCTGTTCGGCTCCGCCGCGTGCGGCAGCGGCTTCGACGACTCCTCCAGCGACGCGAAGCAGTCCAGCGGCCCGGCGAACCTGCAGATCCTGATCGGCTCCTCGGGCGAGGCGGAGACCAAGGCCGTCCAGGACGCCGCCGCGAAGTGGGCGTCGTCCTCGGGCAACCAGGCCACCGTCACCCCCGCCCAGGACCTCGTCCAGCAGCTCGGCCAGGCCCTCGCCGGCGGCAGCCCGCCGGACGTGTTCTACGTCGACGCCAGCCGGTTCGCCGACTACGCGAGCGTCGGCGCCCTGGAGCCGTACGCCGACAAGATCAGCAAGCCGGACGACTTCTACGAGAGCCTGCGCACCGCGTTCAGCTACGACGGCAAGTTCTACTGCGCGCCCAAGGACTTCTCCACCCTCGCCCTGCAGATCAACACCGACCTCTGGACGAAGGCCGGGCTGACCGACGCCGACGTGCCGACCACCTGGGACCAGCTCACCGCCACCAGCCAGAAGATCAAGGCCAAGGGTCTGGTGCCGCTCGCGCTCGGTGACACCCGGGACCGGATCGGCGCGTTCCTGGTGCAGAACGGCGGCTGGCTGATCAGCAAGGACGGCAAGCAGCCCACCGCGGACACCCCGGAGAACCTGGCCGCCCTGCAGTACGTCAAGACCCTGCTCACCAGCGGGTACGCGAAGTACCCCAAGCAGCTCGACGCCGGCTGGTCCGGTGAGGCGTTCGGCAAGGGCAAGGCCGTGATGACCATCGAGGGCAACTGGATCAAGGGCGCCCTGCAGAACGACTTCCCGAACGTGAAGTACAAGGTCGTCCCGCTGCCCGCCGGCCCGAAGGGGCAGGGCACGCTCTCCTTCACCAACTGCTGGGGGATCGCGGCGAAGTCGAAGTACAAGGACCAGGCGATCAAGTTCGTCGAGGCGATGACCGCCGGCGAGCAGCAGATGGCCTTCGCCAAGGCGTTCGGCGTGATGCCCTCCCGGCAGTCCGTCCGCGACCAGTACACCGGCGCCTTCCCGGCCGACAAGCCGTTCATCGACGGCGCCGCGTACGCCCAGGGCCCGGTGAACGCCCCGAAGATGGACAGCGTCCTCGGTGACCTGGACACCGGCCTGCAGGGTCTGACCAACGGCGACCCGAAGAAGACCCTGGAGAACTTCGACAAGAACGCCAAGGCGGCGCTCGGCGGCTGA
- a CDS encoding glycosyltransferase family 87 protein, with translation MAQGARRTYGQVVGVLVLAAAVAAFLSVAAVRHGFFDLKVYYGALTFWVHDGGEVYDFLKAGTQYGFTYPPFAALVMLPMAYLPWPAAITVSVVASVVTSAVLIWWLVDPIARRAGWTRWFALAVALCLAAAFEPMRETVNFGQVNTLLLFLVAVDLLRLLPAGNRWAGVGIGLATAIKLTPGVFIVYLLVTRRWRAAFTAMAAAAGATLLAAALFPDASREFWTSALWNTGRVGELAFVSNQSLRGVVARLDPEHPSTVAWLALVLATLAVWAWRSRAAVAAGDEATGLALTGAMMCLVSPVTWVHHLVWLIPGLILLVDNAMAAPARGRRRRVLLAAAIIGYGFLISRIVWAWEKDFTGVDGFLGSNTYVWISLALLLGLPIRRWAVPADGGPAREPGPAGSVGERGPAGSAVEPGGVPQLDQADGFAAAGERHRVDGLRPVG, from the coding sequence GTGGCGCAGGGTGCCAGGCGGACGTACGGGCAGGTCGTCGGGGTGCTGGTGCTCGCCGCCGCGGTGGCCGCCTTCCTCTCCGTCGCGGCCGTGCGGCACGGCTTCTTCGACCTGAAGGTCTACTACGGCGCGCTGACCTTCTGGGTGCACGACGGCGGGGAGGTCTACGACTTCCTCAAGGCCGGCACCCAGTACGGCTTCACCTATCCGCCGTTCGCCGCGCTGGTCATGCTGCCGATGGCGTACCTGCCCTGGCCGGCGGCGATCACGGTGAGCGTGGTCGCCAGCGTGGTGACCAGCGCCGTGCTGATCTGGTGGCTGGTCGACCCGATCGCCCGCCGGGCCGGCTGGACCCGCTGGTTCGCCCTCGCGGTGGCGCTCTGCCTGGCCGCCGCGTTCGAGCCGATGCGCGAGACGGTCAACTTCGGCCAGGTCAACACGCTGCTGCTCTTCCTGGTGGCGGTGGACCTGCTGCGACTGCTGCCGGCCGGAAACCGGTGGGCCGGGGTGGGCATCGGCCTGGCCACCGCGATCAAGCTGACTCCGGGCGTCTTCATCGTCTACCTGCTGGTCACCCGGCGCTGGCGGGCCGCGTTCACCGCGATGGCCGCCGCCGCCGGGGCGACCCTGCTCGCCGCGGCGCTCTTCCCGGACGCCTCGCGGGAGTTCTGGACGTCGGCGCTGTGGAACACCGGCCGGGTCGGGGAGCTGGCGTTCGTCTCCAACCAGTCGCTGCGCGGGGTGGTGGCCCGGCTCGATCCGGAGCACCCCAGCACGGTGGCCTGGCTGGCGCTGGTGCTGGCCACCCTCGCCGTCTGGGCCTGGCGGTCCCGGGCCGCGGTGGCCGCCGGCGACGAGGCCACCGGCCTGGCGCTGACCGGCGCGATGATGTGCCTGGTCAGCCCGGTGACCTGGGTGCACCACCTGGTCTGGCTGATCCCCGGACTGATCCTGTTGGTGGACAACGCCATGGCCGCGCCCGCGCGCGGCCGCCGGCGCCGCGTCCTGCTGGCCGCCGCGATCATCGGGTACGGCTTCCTGATCAGCCGGATCGTCTGGGCCTGGGAGAAGGACTTCACCGGCGTGGACGGCTTCCTCGGCAGCAACACCTACGTCTGGATCAGCCTGGCGCTGCTGCTCGGCCTGCCGATCCGCCGCTGGGCCGTGCCGGCCGACGGCGGGCCGGCCCGGGAGCCGGGGCCGGCGGGTTCCGTCGGTGAGCGGGGGCCGGCCGGGTCAGCCGTCGAGCCGGGCGGTGTACCGCAGCTCGACCAGGCCGACGGGTTCGCGGCCGCCGGAGAGCGGCACCGGGTAGACGGACTCCGCCCCGTCGGGTGA
- a CDS encoding carbohydrate ABC transporter permease: MATEALAGAAIAQAGPPGPGRGIRSNENMAGWLFVAPVIVILGLFLLLPILMALWVSLTDWNGQGSPFTGKVPFVGGENYTRLFSEDGLARRDFMTSIRNNVYYVVIVVPTQTVLALALALVVNNRMLKGKGFFRTAFYFPSVTSSVAISVVFLFMFANSGAVNALLRLFGIDGPQWFADSRGVLHLLLGAVGVDSPPAALTAGGPFGLTWWDWLAGPSVAMISIISLVVWTTSGTFMLMFLAALQNVPVALDEASILDGATRWQRFRHVTLPLIKPTTFLVLTLGLIGSWQVFDQVYVMSQGEPAKTTLTPAYLSYRTAFRDFDYGSGAAISFVLFLIIIVLTLVQRRVMADRDEPRPRRGRWRRRVPEGSQT, encoded by the coding sequence ATGGCAACCGAAGCACTCGCCGGGGCGGCCATCGCGCAGGCCGGCCCACCCGGCCCGGGACGCGGCATCCGGAGCAACGAGAACATGGCCGGGTGGCTCTTCGTCGCGCCCGTGATCGTCATCCTCGGGCTGTTCCTGCTGTTGCCGATCCTGATGGCGCTCTGGGTGAGCCTCACCGACTGGAACGGGCAGGGCAGCCCCTTCACCGGGAAGGTGCCGTTCGTCGGCGGCGAGAACTACACCCGGCTGTTCAGCGAGGACGGGCTGGCCCGCCGCGACTTCATGACCAGCATCCGGAACAACGTCTACTACGTGGTGATCGTGGTGCCGACGCAGACGGTGCTCGCCCTCGCGCTCGCCCTGGTGGTCAACAACCGGATGCTCAAAGGGAAGGGGTTCTTCCGGACCGCCTTCTACTTCCCCTCGGTCACCAGCTCGGTGGCGATCAGCGTGGTCTTCCTGTTCATGTTCGCCAACTCCGGCGCGGTCAACGCGCTGCTGCGCCTCTTCGGCATCGACGGACCGCAGTGGTTCGCCGACTCGCGGGGCGTGCTGCACCTGCTGCTCGGCGCGGTCGGCGTGGACTCCCCGCCCGCCGCGCTCACCGCCGGCGGCCCGTTCGGGCTGACCTGGTGGGACTGGCTCGCCGGGCCCAGCGTCGCGATGATCTCGATCATCAGCCTGGTGGTGTGGACCACCTCGGGCACCTTCATGCTGATGTTCCTCGCCGCGCTGCAGAACGTCCCGGTGGCGCTGGACGAGGCGAGCATCCTTGACGGGGCCACCCGCTGGCAGCGGTTCCGGCACGTCACCCTGCCGCTGATCAAGCCGACCACGTTCCTGGTGCTCACCCTCGGCCTGATCGGCTCCTGGCAGGTCTTCGACCAGGTGTATGTGATGAGCCAGGGGGAGCCGGCCAAGACCACGCTCACCCCGGCGTACCTGTCGTACCGGACCGCGTTCCGGGACTTCGACTACGGCTCCGGGGCGGCGATCTCGTTCGTCCTCTTCCTGATCATCATCGTGCTCACCCTGGTCCAGCGCCGGGTCATGGCCGACCGGGACGAGCCCCGGCCCCGGCGCGGCCGGTGGCGGCGACGCGTACCGGAAGGGTCGCAGACATGA
- a CDS encoding GNAT family N-acetyltransferase: MLTIRREEPDDAEAIARVHVRSWQAGYAGFMPDEVLRRLNPAAWAQRRRDLGTADPEHPFTTLVSEVDGAVTGFATFGPYRNDQDRADLDPAYGEIVTMYVEPARWGGGTGRALLAAARAGLAERGWTEYRLWVLADNVRARSFYERAGLSPDGAESVYPVPLSGGREPVGLVELRYTARLDG, translated from the coding sequence ATGCTCACCATTCGCCGGGAGGAGCCGGACGACGCCGAGGCGATCGCCCGGGTGCACGTGCGGAGCTGGCAGGCCGGCTACGCCGGGTTCATGCCGGACGAGGTGCTGCGTCGGCTCAACCCGGCGGCCTGGGCGCAGCGCCGCCGGGACCTCGGCACCGCCGACCCGGAGCACCCGTTCACCACCCTGGTCAGCGAGGTCGACGGCGCGGTCACCGGCTTCGCCACCTTCGGGCCGTACCGGAACGACCAGGACCGGGCCGACCTCGACCCGGCGTACGGCGAGATCGTGACCATGTACGTGGAGCCGGCGCGTTGGGGCGGCGGGACCGGCCGGGCGCTGCTGGCCGCGGCCCGTGCCGGACTGGCCGAGCGGGGCTGGACCGAGTACCGGCTCTGGGTGCTGGCCGACAACGTCCGGGCCCGCAGCTTCTACGAGCGGGCCGGGCTGTCACCCGACGGGGCGGAGTCCGTCTACCCGGTGCCGCTCTCCGGCGGCCGCGAACCCGTCGGCCTGGTCGAGCTGCGGTACACCGCCCGGCTCGACGGCTGA
- a CDS encoding VOC family protein, whose protein sequence is MFRDTKAFSGFSVDDIDHAERFYAETLGLRVSRDDEMGGLLTLHIAGDRPVLVYPKADHVPASYTVLNFPVADVDRAVDEVTSRGVRFARYEGMPQDEKGIMRGHGPTIAWFTDPAGNVMSVLEQR, encoded by the coding sequence ATGTTCAGGGACACGAAGGCGTTCAGCGGGTTCTCGGTGGACGACATCGACCACGCCGAGCGGTTCTACGCCGAGACGCTCGGCCTGCGGGTGTCGCGGGACGACGAGATGGGCGGGCTGCTGACGCTGCACATCGCCGGGGATCGGCCGGTCCTGGTCTATCCGAAGGCCGACCACGTGCCGGCCAGCTACACGGTGCTCAACTTCCCGGTGGCGGACGTCGACCGGGCGGTCGACGAGGTGACCTCGCGCGGGGTGCGGTTCGCCCGGTACGAGGGGATGCCCCAGGACGAGAAGGGGATCATGCGCGGCCACGGCCCGACCATCGCCTGGTTCACCGACCCGGCCGGCAACGTCATGTCCGTGCTCGAACAGCGGTGA
- the thyX gene encoding FAD-dependent thymidylate synthase: MVQPQVKLIAWTQFQAPDDVPWSTDAEGGQALAEFAGRACYQSWKKPNPATATNAGYLAHILEVGHLSVLEHGSVSFYFSGVSRSFTHELIRHRHFSYSQLSQRYVPERDAAMVEPTVIADDPELHKKFVEAAEASVRAYNELLEGLEQRFADEPNPTLRRKQARQAARAVLPNATETRIVVTGNYRAWRHFIKMRATEHADVEIRELAVECLRQLKGVAPNVFADFVISALPDGTEVAASPHAE, encoded by the coding sequence ATGGTGCAGCCCCAGGTCAAGCTGATCGCGTGGACCCAGTTCCAGGCCCCGGACGACGTGCCGTGGTCGACCGACGCCGAGGGCGGCCAGGCGCTCGCCGAGTTCGCCGGTCGGGCCTGCTACCAGAGCTGGAAGAAGCCGAACCCGGCCACCGCGACGAACGCCGGCTACCTGGCGCACATCCTGGAGGTCGGGCACCTGTCGGTGCTGGAGCACGGCTCGGTGAGCTTCTACTTCAGTGGCGTGTCCCGCTCGTTCACCCACGAGCTGATCCGGCACCGGCACTTCTCGTACTCCCAGCTGTCCCAGCGGTACGTCCCGGAGCGGGACGCCGCCATGGTCGAGCCGACGGTGATCGCCGACGACCCGGAGCTGCACAAGAAGTTCGTCGAGGCCGCCGAGGCGAGCGTCCGGGCGTACAACGAGCTGCTGGAGGGCCTGGAGCAGCGCTTCGCCGACGAGCCGAACCCGACGCTGCGCCGCAAGCAGGCCCGGCAGGCGGCCCGGGCGGTGCTGCCCAACGCCACCGAGACCCGGATCGTGGTCACCGGCAACTACCGGGCCTGGCGGCACTTCATCAAGATGCGCGCCACCGAGCACGCCGACGTGGAGATCCGCGAGCTGGCCGTGGAGTGCCTGCGGCAGCTCAAGGGCGTCGCGCCGAACGTCTTCGCGGACTTCGTGATCTCCGCCCTGCCGGACGGCACCGAGGTGGCGGCCAGCCCGCACGCCGAGTGA
- a CDS encoding GNAT family N-acetyltransferase: MALGYVRPARPEDAGEIARIQLATWRVAYRRILPRHVLDNLDEAYLARRWSAAVQEPPSGAHRVLVAVEQAEQSYLVGFAASGPADAEALAPGEPADALADGVVAVTDLLIEPRWGRRGHGSRLLAAAVDLWRADGFTRAVAWAFDGDEATRKFLTSTGWEPEGAARALDVDDMLVPQLRLHVAVPTEPVPEA, encoded by the coding sequence ATGGCTCTCGGGTACGTCCGCCCGGCGCGTCCCGAGGACGCCGGCGAGATCGCACGCATCCAGCTCGCGACCTGGCGGGTCGCGTACCGCCGGATCCTGCCCCGGCACGTGCTCGACAACCTGGACGAGGCGTACCTCGCCCGGCGGTGGAGCGCGGCGGTGCAGGAGCCGCCCTCGGGCGCGCACCGCGTGCTGGTCGCCGTCGAACAGGCCGAGCAATCGTATCTGGTGGGTTTCGCCGCATCGGGTCCGGCCGACGCGGAGGCACTCGCCCCGGGCGAGCCGGCCGACGCGCTCGCCGACGGCGTGGTGGCGGTGACCGACCTGCTGATCGAGCCGCGTTGGGGCCGGCGCGGGCACGGCAGCCGGCTGCTCGCCGCCGCCGTGGACCTCTGGCGCGCCGACGGCTTCACCCGGGCGGTGGCCTGGGCGTTCGACGGGGACGAGGCGACCCGGAAGTTCCTCACCAGCACCGGCTGGGAGCCGGAAGGCGCGGCCCGGGCCCTCGATGTCGACGACATGCTGGTCCCCCAGCTCCGGCTGCACGTCGCCGTCCCCACCGAGCCGGTCCCGGAGGCCTGA
- a CDS encoding DUF2752 domain-containing protein, giving the protein MYGERVTSVDRPATQPGQQVPDGVAPTAPAVPGVGHAEPGPAAWPTGEVPAGGWPQPAAYQPVEPDRFTRLVIRLHERAPRWAVPLAALGCVGMGMAYALVSDPTHSDPDARPTCLLKLTTGLDCPGCGGTRALWYVLHGDLPAAARHHFLFVFSLPFLAYLFVAWAGNQAFGWRLPELRLSPKVIGGFLAAWLAFSVLRNLPWAPFTSLYV; this is encoded by the coding sequence GTGTACGGTGAGCGCGTGACGAGCGTCGACCGGCCGGCCACCCAGCCGGGCCAGCAGGTCCCCGACGGTGTCGCCCCGACCGCCCCGGCGGTCCCCGGCGTCGGGCACGCGGAGCCCGGGCCGGCGGCGTGGCCCACCGGCGAGGTCCCGGCCGGCGGCTGGCCGCAGCCGGCGGCCTACCAGCCTGTCGAGCCGGACCGGTTCACCCGGCTCGTGATCCGTCTCCATGAGCGCGCCCCGCGCTGGGCGGTGCCGCTGGCAGCGCTCGGCTGCGTCGGCATGGGCATGGCGTACGCGCTGGTCAGCGACCCCACCCACAGCGACCCGGACGCCCGGCCGACCTGCCTGCTCAAGCTCACCACCGGGCTGGACTGCCCGGGCTGCGGCGGCACCCGCGCCCTCTGGTACGTGCTGCACGGGGACCTGCCGGCCGCCGCCCGGCACCACTTCCTGTTCGTCTTCTCGCTGCCGTTCCTCGCCTATCTCTTCGTCGCCTGGGCGGGAAACCAGGCGTTCGGCTGGCGCCTGCCGGAGCTGCGGCTCAGCCCCAAGGTGATCGGCGGCTTCCTCGCCGCCTGGCTCGCCTTCTCGGTGCTGCGCAACCTGCCCTGGGCCCCCTTCACCTCCCTGTACGTCTGA
- a CDS encoding winged helix-turn-helix domain-containing protein, with protein MAVPESLSLAQARRVALTAQGFADPAPGGAPTRRHLRRALDRVGLIQMDSVNVLQRAHYLPLYSRLGPYPTALLDAAAYRRPRELFEYWGHEASLVPVGLHPALRWRMAKAQDEAWGGMRRIAQEQPELVAWVRDEVAARGPLTAAEIEHDAPRETGNWGWNWSAVKRALEFLFWAGEVTAAERTTSFARRYDLPERVLPAAVLDAPTPTDADAWRALVSIAARSLGVAAEPELRDYFRLPLAGARRAVAELVEAGELTPVTVQGWRQPAYLHAQARLPRWVRGNTLVSPFDPLVWERARTERLFDFSYRIEIYVPAPQRVHGYYVLPFLQGERFTARVDLKADRKTGVLLVPAAWAEPGAVPGETAMALAAELYRLAGWLGLDAVAPPVAGDLAVPLAAALAGVAGVR; from the coding sequence ATGGCTGTACCGGAATCGCTCTCGCTCGCCCAGGCCCGGCGCGTCGCCCTCACGGCCCAGGGCTTCGCCGACCCGGCCCCCGGCGGCGCGCCCACCCGCCGGCACCTGCGCCGGGCGCTCGACCGGGTCGGTCTGATCCAGATGGATTCGGTCAACGTGCTGCAGCGCGCGCACTACCTGCCGCTCTACAGCCGGCTCGGGCCGTACCCGACCGCGCTGCTCGACGCCGCCGCCTACCGCCGCCCCCGCGAGCTCTTCGAGTACTGGGGGCACGAGGCGTCGCTGGTCCCGGTCGGGCTGCACCCGGCGCTGCGCTGGCGGATGGCCAAGGCGCAGGACGAAGCCTGGGGCGGCATGCGCCGGATCGCGCAGGAGCAGCCGGAGCTGGTCGCCTGGGTCCGCGACGAGGTGGCCGCCCGGGGGCCGCTGACCGCCGCCGAGATCGAGCACGACGCGCCCCGGGAGACCGGCAACTGGGGCTGGAACTGGTCGGCGGTGAAGCGGGCGCTGGAGTTCCTGTTCTGGGCCGGCGAGGTGACCGCCGCCGAGCGCACCACCTCGTTCGCCCGCCGCTACGACCTGCCCGAGCGGGTGCTGCCGGCCGCCGTGCTCGACGCCCCCACGCCCACCGACGCCGACGCGTGGCGGGCCCTGGTGTCGATCGCCGCCCGGTCGCTCGGTGTGGCCGCCGAGCCGGAGCTGCGCGACTACTTCCGGCTGCCGCTGGCCGGCGCCCGGCGGGCGGTCGCCGAGCTGGTCGAGGCGGGGGAGCTGACGCCGGTCACGGTGCAGGGCTGGCGGCAGCCGGCGTACCTGCACGCGCAGGCCCGGCTGCCCCGGTGGGTGCGGGGCAACACGCTGGTCAGCCCCTTCGACCCGCTGGTCTGGGAGCGGGCCCGCACGGAGCGGCTCTTCGACTTCAGCTACCGGATCGAGATCTACGTGCCCGCCCCGCAGCGGGTGCACGGCTACTACGTGCTGCCGTTCCTCCAGGGGGAGCGGTTCACCGCCCGGGTCGACCTGAAGGCCGACCGGAAGACGGGAGTGCTGCTCGTGCCGGCCGCCTGGGCCGAGCCCGGGGCCGTCCCGGGGGAGACGGCGATGGCCCTGGCCGCCGAGCTCTACCGGCTGGCCGGCTGGCTCGGTCTCGACGCGGTGGCCCCGCCCGTGGCGGGGGACCTCGCGGTGCCGCTGGCCGCCGCGCTGGCGGGCGTCGCCGGTGTACGGTGA
- a CDS encoding carbohydrate ABC transporter permease has translation MTALTDRPPAPAATARRADRGPRTLVNSFVGYAVLIFFGLVFLYPFVIQIGNSLKTEPDAAANPLSPVPDPLSLAGFERIFAGTAFPLWLGNSLLVTVLVTLGRVFFDSLAGYALARLRFRGRAGLFAAIIAVMAVPGVVLLIPKFLVLNQLGLYDSYAGLIVPLLADAAGVFIMKQFFESIPVSVEEAARIDGAGTFRTFWSVVLPMAKPALITLTILSFQGSWNEFPHSLVAVQDPGLFTLPRGLADLVSGSLGKGTQYPLKLGAALLATIPVAVLFVIFQRYFVRGANEGADKG, from the coding sequence ATGACCGCGCTGACAGACCGGCCGCCGGCGCCGGCGGCCACCGCGCGCCGCGCCGACCGCGGTCCGCGCACCCTGGTTAACAGTTTCGTCGGGTACGCCGTCCTGATCTTCTTCGGGCTGGTCTTCCTCTACCCGTTCGTCATCCAGATCGGCAACTCGCTCAAGACCGAGCCGGACGCGGCCGCGAACCCGCTCTCCCCGGTGCCCGACCCGCTGTCGCTGGCCGGCTTCGAGCGGATCTTCGCGGGCACCGCCTTCCCGCTCTGGCTGGGCAACTCGCTGCTGGTCACGGTGCTGGTGACGCTCGGCCGGGTGTTCTTCGACTCGCTCGCCGGGTACGCCCTCGCGCGGTTGCGGTTCCGCGGCCGGGCCGGGCTGTTCGCCGCGATCATCGCGGTGATGGCGGTGCCCGGTGTGGTGCTGCTGATCCCGAAGTTCCTGGTGCTCAACCAGCTCGGCCTCTACGACAGCTACGCCGGGCTGATCGTGCCGCTGCTCGCCGACGCGGCCGGCGTCTTCATCATGAAGCAGTTCTTCGAGTCGATCCCGGTCAGCGTCGAGGAGGCGGCCCGGATCGACGGCGCCGGCACCTTCCGCACCTTCTGGTCGGTGGTGCTGCCGATGGCGAAGCCGGCGCTGATCACGCTGACCATCCTGTCGTTCCAGGGTTCCTGGAACGAGTTCCCGCACAGCCTCGTCGCGGTCCAGGACCCGGGCCTGTTCACCCTGCCCCGAGGCCTGGCCGACCTGGTCAGCGGCTCGCTCGGCAAGGGCACGCAGTATCCGCTGAAGCTGGGTGCCGCGCTGCTGGCCACCATCCCGGTGGCGGTGCTCTTCGTGATCTTCCAGCGGTACTTCGTCCGGGGCGCCAACGAGGGCGCCGACAAGGGCTGA